The region TCCCCAGCTGGTATTGGACGTCTCTCCGCGCTATTGACGGGTGCGTCGCGCAAGCGGCCTCCGTCATCATGAACGAGCTAGCTCCGGAGCTGAACGAGCCGCAAGCCGAGGCGGTAGCCCACGCGGAAGGGCCGCTCCTTGTGTTCGCCGGTGCGGGGAGCGGCAAGACGCGGGTCATCACCTACCGCATCGCCAATCTGCTCGCGAACCACCGCGTACCGCCCTATCGCATTCTGGCCGTCACCTTCACCAACAAGGCTGCGGGGGAGCTCCGCGGTCGCCTCGAGAAGCTGGCGGGCGCGGACGTCACGCGGGACTTGTGGGCGGGCACCTTCCACTCCGTGTGCGCTCGCCTGCTCCGGCGCCACCACGAAGAGGCCGGTCTGGATCGCGGCTTCGTGATCTACGACGACACGGATCAGAAGGCCGTGATGACACGGCTCCTGAAAGAGATGGGCCTGGACGAACGCCGGGTGCCACCGCGCTACGCGCTCTCGCGCATCCACGCGGAGAAGCGCGAAGGGCGCCTGCCCGGCGAGGTGGACATTTCCCACGGCTTCGACGAGCTCTTGGTCGAGGTCTTCGAGCGCTACGAAAAGGCGCTGGCCACCATGAACGCGGTGGACTTCGAGGATCTGATCTTGAAGGTGATGCGCCTGGCGGAAGATCCGAACAGCCACGCCGGCCACGATCTGCGCACCCGCTTCGATCACGTGCTGGTGGACGAGTTCCAGGACACCAACATCACCCAATACCGCCTGGTTCGCGCGCTCTCCGCACGCACCCGGAACTTGTGCGTGGTGGGGGACGACGATCAGTCCATCTACCGCTGGCGGGGCGCGGACGTGCGCCTGATCCGGGGCTTCCGTCGCGATTTCCCCGACGCCACGGTGATCAAGCTCGAGCAGAACTACCGCTCCAGCGCCAACATCGTGGCCGCCGCTCTGGGCGTGATAAAGCCTTCCCGCGATCGCGAGCCGAAGCGACTGTGGACCGCTTCCGAGGCGGGGGAGCTGGTGCAGCTCCGCGCCGTGCGCGACGAGCGGGAGGAGGCCGCGAACGTGGTGGCCGCCGTACGGCAAGAGCTGACGCGCGGCGTGGAAGCCAGCGACATCGCCGTCTTCTACCGCGTGCACGCTCAGTCCCGCGTGCTCGAAGAAGCGTTCCGCGTCGAGAACATCCCGTATCAGATCGTGGGCGGCACCAAGTTCTTCGAACGCGCCGAGGTGAAGGATCTGCTCGCCTACCTGCGCTTGGTGGAAAACCCCAAGAGCGACGCGGACCTGCTGCGCATCATCAACGTTCCGGCTCGCGGCATCGGTCAGAAGACGGTGCAGAAGATCTTGGACGTTGCCGCGGAGCGCGCGCTGTCCGCCTACCGCGCCCTGGAAGCTGCTCTCCGCGACGACGAGCTCGGCACCGGCCCCGCGAAGAAGCTGCAAGCCTTCTACGATTTGATGGAAGGCCTGCGCGACGCCGCGATGCGCCTCGGCCCGCGGGATCTGGCGGCGGAGGTGCTGGAGGCCACCGGCTACCGCGACCGCCTGCAGAACGACGACAGCGCCGAGAGCGACGCGCGCCTCGAGAACTTGGAAGAGCTGCTGGGCTCCATCGCCGAGTACGAGGAAGAGACCCACGAGGCGGGGGAGCCGCCCACGCTCTCCGGCTACCTCGAGCGCGTGAGCTTGGTCACCGCCGTGGATTCGATGAAGAACGTCCCCAGCGTGAACCTGATGACGGTGCACGGCGCCAAGGGGCTCGAGTTCACCACCGTTGCCCTCACGGGAATGGAGGAGGAGATCTTTCCGTATCGCGGCCTCGGAGCGACGGAGATCGAGGAGCTCGATGAAGAGCGCC is a window of Polyangiaceae bacterium DNA encoding:
- a CDS encoding UvrD-helicase domain-containing protein, whose amino-acid sequence is MNELAPELNEPQAEAVAHAEGPLLVFAGAGSGKTRVITYRIANLLANHRVPPYRILAVTFTNKAAGELRGRLEKLAGADVTRDLWAGTFHSVCARLLRRHHEEAGLDRGFVIYDDTDQKAVMTRLLKEMGLDERRVPPRYALSRIHAEKREGRLPGEVDISHGFDELLVEVFERYEKALATMNAVDFEDLILKVMRLAEDPNSHAGHDLRTRFDHVLVDEFQDTNITQYRLVRALSARTRNLCVVGDDDQSIYRWRGADVRLIRGFRRDFPDATVIKLEQNYRSSANIVAAALGVIKPSRDREPKRLWTASEAGELVQLRAVRDEREEAANVVAAVRQELTRGVEASDIAVFYRVHAQSRVLEEAFRVENIPYQIVGGTKFFERAEVKDLLAYLRLVENPKSDADLLRIINVPARGIGQKTVQKILDVAAERALSAYRALEAALRDDELGTGPAKKLQAFYDLMEGLRDAAMRLGPRDLAAEVLEATGYRDRLQNDDSAESDARLENLEELLGSIAEYEEETHEAGEPPTLSGYLERVSLVTAVDSMKNVPSVNLMTVHGAKGLEFTTVALTGMEEEIFPYRGLGATEIEELDEERRLAYVAITRARQRLLVTYANTRTLFGQTRYLSPSRFLKDLPPDVVRHEGAPSFGRSFGQPSWTPPRSASKPRPRPGERVVDRDAFDDIPPDMDGVVLRPGDRVRHRRFGQGIVESVETGGTPTVVARFPGVGSKRILAEYLEF